In Pseudoalteromonas translucida KMM 520, the following are encoded in one genomic region:
- a CDS encoding bifunctional 5-dehydro-2-deoxygluconokinase/5-dehydro-2-deoxyphosphogluconate aldolase translates to MNKNYKFDVICLGRAAVDLYGEQIGSRLEDVSSFSKSLGGSSGNIAFGTARLGLKSSMLTRVGDEHMGRFVREELQRVGCDVSHVVTDPERLTGLVLLSIKDNDSFPLLFYRNDCADMAVDSNDFDAEYIASSKSLLITGTHFSTEQTKATSLKAIEYARAAGTKVILDIDYRPVLWGLTGLGEGENRFVSDETVTNHLLSILPLCDLIVGTEEEIHIAAGCTDTIECLHRIRGISQAEIVVKRGALGCSVFDSAIPATLDEGHTTYGVEVDVLNVLGAGDAFLSGFLRGWLRNESYEKCCTYANACGALVVSRHGCAPAIPSAEELDNYLARQHAIARPDLDPELNHLHRVTTRVPTDWNELCILAFDHRKQFYDMARALNADPARISKLKKLLVEATIAGSQTEGFNYQAGVLIDDTYGQDALNQVTGRNWWIGRPVELPSSRPIELEGGRSIASRLKSWPKEHIVKCLVFFHPNDEINLRLAQERQVVELYKACCLSGHELLIEIIPPVDMDKDNLTVLRAMQRFFNLGVQPDWWKLPAPTTSEWQDISTLLKQRSPHCRGVILLGLDAPLSELENAFKASANFDICKGFAVGRSIFTAPSKLWLTGDIDDNEFISQVKDNYLRLVNAWRNRKL, encoded by the coding sequence ATGAATAAAAACTATAAATTTGATGTAATTTGTTTAGGCCGTGCAGCAGTAGATCTTTACGGTGAGCAAATTGGCAGCCGTTTAGAAGACGTTTCATCTTTTAGCAAATCTTTGGGAGGGTCGTCAGGCAATATAGCTTTTGGGACTGCTCGCTTAGGCTTAAAATCATCGATGCTAACCCGTGTAGGTGATGAACATATGGGGCGTTTTGTCCGCGAAGAATTACAACGGGTAGGCTGTGATGTTAGTCATGTTGTAACAGATCCGGAACGCCTAACAGGGTTAGTACTATTATCAATTAAAGACAACGACAGTTTTCCGTTATTGTTTTACCGTAATGACTGTGCCGATATGGCAGTAGATAGTAATGATTTCGATGCCGAGTATATTGCATCAAGCAAGTCATTACTTATTACTGGTACGCATTTTTCAACGGAACAAACAAAGGCGACCAGTCTTAAAGCTATTGAGTATGCTCGGGCTGCTGGTACTAAAGTGATTTTAGATATTGATTATCGACCTGTGTTATGGGGATTAACAGGATTAGGCGAGGGAGAAAACCGTTTTGTTTCTGATGAGACAGTGACTAATCATTTACTTTCTATTTTACCTCTTTGTGACTTAATTGTTGGTACTGAGGAAGAAATTCACATTGCAGCAGGTTGCACCGACACTATTGAGTGTTTACATAGAATTAGAGGAATTAGCCAAGCTGAAATTGTTGTAAAACGCGGTGCGCTGGGCTGTTCTGTTTTTGATAGTGCGATCCCTGCTACTTTAGATGAAGGGCATACTACTTATGGTGTCGAAGTTGATGTGCTAAACGTATTGGGAGCGGGTGATGCATTTTTAAGTGGTTTTTTACGAGGTTGGTTACGTAATGAGAGCTACGAAAAGTGTTGTACTTACGCTAATGCTTGTGGTGCGTTGGTTGTATCCCGACATGGGTGCGCACCAGCAATCCCATCAGCGGAAGAGTTAGACAACTATTTGGCAAGACAACATGCTATAGCGCGTCCAGATCTAGACCCAGAACTAAATCACTTACATCGAGTAACTACTCGCGTACCTACAGACTGGAACGAACTGTGTATATTAGCATTTGATCACCGTAAGCAATTTTATGATATGGCTCGTGCACTTAATGCGGATCCAGCGCGAATTTCTAAATTAAAAAAATTGCTAGTTGAAGCAACAATTGCTGGCTCTCAAACTGAAGGGTTTAATTATCAAGCAGGTGTTTTAATTGATGACACATATGGACAAGATGCGCTAAACCAAGTAACAGGACGTAATTGGTGGATAGGGCGTCCAGTTGAGCTTCCTAGCTCTCGCCCCATTGAGCTAGAAGGTGGTCGGTCAATTGCTTCTCGACTTAAAAGTTGGCCGAAAGAGCATATAGTAAAATGCCTTGTTTTCTTCCATCCAAATGATGAAATCAACCTACGTTTAGCTCAAGAACGGCAAGTTGTTGAGTTATACAAAGCCTGCTGTTTAAGCGGTCACGAGCTACTAATTGAAATTATCCCACCAGTAGATATGGATAAAGATAACTTAACTGTTTTAAGAGCAATGCAACGCTTTTTTAATCTTGGCGTGCAACCAGATTGGTGGAAACTTCCTGCCCCGACCACTTCAGAGTGGCAGGATATTTCGACGTTACTAAAGCAACGCTCTCCACACTGCAGAGGAGTCATATTATTAGGGTTAGATGCACCATTAAGTGAATTAGAAAATGCATTTAAAGCCAGTGCTAATTTTGATATCTGTAAAGGTTTTGCTGTGGGTCGCTCTATCTTCACTGCGCCTAGTAAATTGTGGCTTACAGGAGATATTGACGACAATGAGTTTATTTCTCAAGTAAAAGATAATTATTTACGACTTGTTAACGCTTGGCGTAATAGGAAATTGTAA
- the iolD gene encoding 3D-(3,5/4)-trihydroxycyclohexane-1,2-dione acylhydrolase (decyclizing): protein MKTIRLTAAQALIKYLQQQYLISETTDGQPEAIFTGAFAIFGHGNVAGIGEALYQERNTFPTYRAHNEQGMAHAAIAFAKQHNRRKMMMCTTSIGPGATNMVTAAGLAHVNRLPILFVPGDTFANRVPDPVLQQVECFSDPTISVNDCFKPVSRYFDRINRPEQLINSLPVVMQTLLDPVNCGPVTLAIPQDVQTMAFDYPAKMFEKRIHRIRRPGIENSELEQVIALLRKSSKPLIIAGGGVHYSLATETLAQFADAHKIPVAETQAGKGSLNWQHPYAVGGIGVTGSKSANSLARQADLIIAIGSRLQDFTTESRTLFEGGNTKLVQINVGQFDANKHDAIPLQADAKIALQHLTSNLSDWQSSPAWGEEVNSVNEQWREVYQQVTADTDAKLPSDAQVLGAVKRQSDPRDVVVCAAGGLPGDLHKLWRCDDNKSYHVEYGFSCMGYEIAGGLGVKMASPDRDVFVVVGDGSYMMMNSELATSVMMGQKIIVIVLDNRGYGCINRLQMATGNEPFNNLLEDCHSIDQGAPKLDFAAHAIAMGAQAESVSSIAALEQAIQRAKQAERSYLIAIDTDPYVTTCNGNSWWDVAIPEVSVSEKVNLAQQSYQQNKNKQPY, encoded by the coding sequence ATGAAAACAATACGTTTGACAGCTGCTCAAGCATTAATTAAATATTTGCAGCAACAATATCTAATATCAGAAACTACCGATGGCCAGCCGGAAGCTATTTTTACAGGCGCCTTTGCTATTTTTGGCCACGGGAATGTTGCAGGTATAGGTGAAGCGCTCTATCAGGAACGTAATACATTTCCAACATATCGCGCTCATAATGAACAAGGCATGGCGCATGCAGCTATCGCTTTTGCTAAACAGCATAACCGTAGAAAAATGATGATGTGTACTACATCTATTGGGCCAGGCGCGACAAATATGGTCACAGCAGCAGGGCTGGCACATGTTAACCGTCTACCTATATTATTTGTACCTGGCGATACATTTGCTAATCGAGTACCTGATCCAGTATTACAACAAGTGGAATGTTTTAGTGACCCAACGATTTCGGTTAATGATTGTTTTAAACCGGTCAGCCGTTACTTCGATCGTATTAATCGTCCTGAGCAGCTAATCAATAGCTTACCTGTAGTTATGCAGACTTTGCTCGACCCAGTTAATTGTGGCCCCGTCACATTAGCTATACCACAAGATGTGCAAACAATGGCGTTTGATTACCCAGCGAAGATGTTTGAAAAGCGGATTCACCGTATTCGTAGACCTGGCATTGAAAACAGTGAACTAGAGCAAGTGATTGCGCTGCTGCGAAAGTCGTCTAAACCTTTGATCATTGCCGGTGGCGGTGTTCATTACTCTTTAGCGACCGAGACACTGGCACAGTTTGCAGATGCTCATAAAATTCCTGTTGCTGAAACCCAGGCGGGTAAAGGTAGTCTTAATTGGCAACATCCTTATGCAGTAGGTGGTATAGGTGTTACGGGCAGTAAATCTGCAAATAGTCTAGCGCGTCAAGCCGATTTAATTATTGCAATAGGCTCAAGGTTACAAGATTTCACCACTGAGTCACGCACGCTTTTTGAGGGGGGGAATACTAAGTTAGTTCAGATAAACGTCGGTCAATTCGATGCGAACAAACACGATGCTATACCGCTCCAAGCCGATGCAAAAATCGCATTGCAACATCTAACAAGTAATCTATCTGATTGGCAATCATCTCCAGCGTGGGGCGAGGAAGTTAACAGCGTTAATGAACAATGGCGGGAAGTTTATCAGCAAGTAACAGCTGATACAGATGCAAAGTTACCAAGTGACGCTCAGGTCTTAGGTGCAGTAAAACGTCAATCTGATCCTCGGGATGTAGTGGTATGCGCTGCTGGAGGTTTACCGGGTGATTTACATAAGCTTTGGCGTTGTGATGATAACAAAAGTTATCACGTAGAATATGGCTTTTCTTGTATGGGTTATGAAATTGCAGGAGGCCTTGGTGTAAAAATGGCCAGTCCAGATCGTGATGTGTTTGTAGTGGTCGGAGATGGCTCTTACATGATGATGAATTCAGAACTGGCAACCTCGGTAATGATGGGACAAAAAATCATTGTTATTGTGTTAGATAATCGAGGATATGGCTGTATTAATCGTTTACAAATGGCTACCGGTAATGAACCTTTTAATAACTTATTAGAGGATTGTCATAGTATTGATCAAGGTGCTCCGAAGCTAGATTTTGCTGCGCATGCAATAGCTATGGGAGCCCAAGCAGAATCGGTGTCTTCAATCGCAGCATTAGAACAAGCAATACAAAGGGCTAAACAGGCTGAACGCAGTTATTTAATTGCTATTGATACGGATCCCTATGTGACCACCTGCAATGGAAATTCGTGGTGGGATGTTGCTATTCCTGAAGTGTCTGTTAGCGAAAAAGTTAACCTTGCGCAACAGAGCTATCAACAGAATAAAAACAAACAACCGTATTAA